The Pseudanabaena sp. PCC 6802 genomic interval TTCTACGATCGCTCCGCCGATGTGACTGCCAATCCTGAAATTCCTGATTACGATCGCTTTATTGCCAAGGTACTCCCCAAAACCAATCAAGCCGGAGTAGATGGCGCACCACCGGAAGCAGTGGCGGAGGTAATCTACAAAGCCAGTACGGATCGCTCCTGGAAGTTACGTTACCCAGCCGGAGGTATTGGCTCGCTTTTACTCCTGCGTAAATTCTTGCCAGAGGGTTGGTTCACCGCACTGGTAAATCGTTTGCTCGTTGATTAAGGGTAAGTTTAGAAATTCACGCGATGCGTATAGCGTTTTTCAATTGAGAACAGGTTTTATTGACGGGGTGAAGGGGTTCTACCCCTTCTTGGGGGCAACGCCCCCAAACCCCCTTCTCGTTTTCATCTGAAAACCGCTATACTCCTACAATTTAAACGATCGCGTCAGGATCCATCCCAAACCCAGTCCCAGCCAGGAGACACTACCCAGCCACACCACAATTTTGGGTTTGGGTAAGCTTTTCCAGAGATGGTTACCAGCTAGGGGCAAAAGCACAAATCCCAGCCACACCACGACAAATGCGGCGATTTGCGTGTTTTTAATTTGCCCTGTCGCTATGGTCATCGCCAGGGCTAAGCCGCCGCCGACTGCGGAAATCCCAGCTACAAGTGGGAACCCTGCCAAGGCGGAAAATCCAGGCAGGACAAAGGCTGCAACTACAACTGTCGCCCAGATTTTGAATTGACTGGACGAAACCAGCGCAAACTCGGTATACCCCAAAGCGAGAATCACGCCAATTAGGGTAAATAAAAAGAAGATGCCGCCTAGCCACAACCAATTAGAGAGCTTCATCATGATTTGTTTGCGAGAACCAGTTTTAGAGTATCCCTAAACTGAGTAATCTGAGTAATCCGAAGCCAGAAGCATAGAGCCAACCCCAGAATCGGTGAAAATTTCCAGCAGCAGGGAGTGCGGTACCCGTCCATCAACGATATGAGCTGCGCGCACGCCCTGGGCTAGCGATCGCACGCAACACTGCACCTTAGGGATCATGCCACCACTGACAACGCCTTTGTTAATTAGTTCCCGTGCTTGTTGAATGCTGAGACCGCGAATCAAGCTATCGGGGTTTTTGTAGTCTTCTAAAATACCAGCAATATCAGTCAGCAAGATTAACTTTTCGGCTCCGAGCGCTGCCGCCAGTTCCCCCGCTACCGTATCGGCATTGATATTGTATGCCTGTCCTGTTTCGTCGCTGGCAACACTAGAAACAACAGGAATATGTCCTGCCTTAATGAGCGTTTCTAGCAGTCTTGTATCAACGCTACTAACTTCGCCCACAAACCCGATCGCCTCATTGTCATGGGGTCTGGCTCGGACTATGTTACCGTCTTTGCCACATAGTCCAACTGCTGAGCCACCTTCGAGGTTGATCATCTCCACAATTTGCTTATTGACTCGGCCAACCAGTACCATTTCCACCACCTCCATAGTGGCAGCATCGGTCACCCTCAGGCCATTATTGAACTGCGGCTCGATATTTAGCTTGCCCAGCCAGGTATTAATTTCTGGCCCGCCACCATGCACTAAAATTGGGCGAATACCTACCGATGACATAAATACAACATCGCGGATCACCTGCTGCCGCAGCGCCTCTTCCTTCATCGCCGCACCACCGTACTTGACGACAATGGTACGCCCCACAAATTTTTGCAAATACGGTAAAGCTTCGCTCAATACCTGCACGCGATCGTTATCTGTTAACATTCAGCCCCTCAAGAATCCTTTTGCTTTGACTTAGTTTAAATTAATGGCTTAGCCTAAGCAATTAAGGCGGTACTTATTGTTGTTTGCGATACGGGCTTGAAAACTAAATTAGCCCTTGCACGATACCGATCAATTGTTCGGCATCTACTGGTTTAGTGACGTAAGCATCTGCACCTAGATCTAAACTCCAGACCTTGTCAAAGTCAGTATTCTTAGTAGAGCAGACCACAACCGGAATCCGTTTGGTTTTCTCATTCTCGCGCAGCTCGCGCAGCACATCAAAGCCATTCACGTGCTCCATAATGATGTCCAGTACGATCAAATTTGGCTTATGCAGTTCGACATTCTTCATGACTTCATCACCATCATTGGCACGACTAACAATAAAGCCTGCATCTTGCAGAGCGCGGCAGATCGATTCTTGTTGGCTGGCAACAGCATCGACAACTAGAACTTTAGGCATTTGGAACCTCCAATAAATTATTTGCAATGTGGGTTACAACAAGCGGTCTTGGGGGTTCCCCGCTAGAGCCACTGCCGTGTTCCACCCCTTCACCCCAAAAATAAAACCCGTTCACAAGTGAAAACCGCTATAAGCGATCGCATACGCTTACGAGCTTATTTGGTTTAAAAATTGTGCTGCGGGTATGGGTGGGCTAATTAGAAATCCTTGAATTTCATCGCATCCAAGCTGCTGCAAGCAGTCCCGTTCCGCTTGGGTTTCCACCCCTTCAGCCACAACTTTGATGTCGAGCTTGTGGGCTAGGGAGATGATAGAGCTGGCAATGGTAATATCTTTCGGACTGCAATCGATATTTGTGATAAAACAGCGAGCTAGCTTGAGGGTGTCAAAGGGGAAATGATGCAGCAAAAGCATTGAGGAAGATCCCGTCCCAAAATCGTCGATCGCCACGTTGACTCCCAAAGATTTGAGAGCATGGAGTTGCTTAACCGTCCAATCCATATCTTCGATTAAAGTGCTCTCGGTAAGTTCTAACTCAATAAATCTCGGGTCAATTTGAGTATCCTGAAGAATCCGCTCGACTTGAACGTGCAGATGGGGCAACTTAAGTTGAGAGCCTGACAAATTGACGCTAATACTTAAATTTTTTAAGCCGCTTTCCTGAAAGGCTTGCAATTGATCGCAGGCCGCCCTGAGTACCCATTCTCCAATCGGATCGATTAAGCCATTTGCCTCCGAAATCGCAATAAAAGTTGCGGGTAAAACAGTTCCATGTTGCGGTCGGTGCCAGCGCAGCAACGCTTCTGCACTGACAATGCGATCGGTGCGCAAATTGACTCGGGGTTGGTAATACAAGCTAAATTCTTGATTTTTCAGTGCTTGAGATAAGCCTTCGGCGATGCTGCGGTGCTCTTCTTGCAGCCGCTTAAGTTGGTTTAGTTCAGCTTGAGAATCTTCCAGTTGTTCTGCAAAACGTTGTTCTTTTACGACTTCATCGCGATATTTTTGGAGAGCAACCTCAATACTGACTCGCAAGTTTTCAAATTTGAAGGGTTTTACTAAATAGCCATATGGATTGGTTGATTTAGCTCGATCTAATGTTTTGCTGTCAGTATAGGCAGTTAAATAAACTACAGGAATTTGTAACTGATGGCCAATCCGATCTGCCGCTGTGATGCCATCAATAGAACCTTGCAGCGATATGTCCATCAGCACCAGGTTGGGACGTAGCTCGGTGGATCTAGCGATCGCCTCTTCGCCCGATGGCACAATGCCTGACACTTCATAACCTTGCTTGCGAAGATGCTTGGCAATGTTTTCCGCTGCCAGGATTTCATCTTCCACAATCAAAATTTTAGATGGAGTTGTAGTTGTCATCTTTGAGAGTTTCCTTAAAAGCGAGGTTTGTACTTTAGCGGTTCAAATGCAAAATGGAAGAAAACACCATTTGCGAAGGCATGGTGCATATCTGCTCTTAACTGTTGCGAAAACAGTCCGATCAATTTCAAGCCTAGGGAATTAGAATTCTGCCAATCCAAACTATCGGGGATGCCAATACCATTGTCCCAGACGTATAAATGCAGCTTCTGTTCGGCCTCTTGATGGAGTTCGATATGAATTTCTCCAGGCTGACGATTTGGGAAAGCATACTTGAGAGAGTTAGTCACCAGTTCGTTGATCAATAATCCACAGGGAATTGCTGTTTCTATAGCTAATTTCACGGGTTCGATCTCTAGAATTGCTCGAACGTTGCCATTAACTTCACTATAAGAAAGCAGCAAATTCTCAACCAAGCGCTGAATATAATCATCAATATTGATAAAGCCCGAATGTGCCAATTGATAAAGGTGGTCGTGGATTAGTGCCATTGCTTGAATGCGATCTTGACTATCTGACAAAAAAGACAAGACTCGCTCGTCCTCAATGGAGTCTGCCTGCATATCTAGTAAGTTGGAAATCACGTGCAGATTATTCTTCACCCGATGGTGAATCTCCCGTAGAAGAATTTCTTTCTCTGCTAGCGAAGTTCGCAGTTCTGCCGTGCGTTGTTCAATGCGCGATTCGAGTTCGACATTGGCTGCTTCCAGTGCCTCGAAGGAATCCTGCAACTTTACTGACATGCGATTGAACGATTCTGCTAATTCCTCCACTTCACTGATTTGAGGCAACCACGACAAAGGAGGGATAATATCAACGGTTTGTTTTAGATCTCCTTCAGTAATCTCCTTGGATGCTTGGCTTAATTGTAGAATTGGAGTTGCTAACCAGCGGGCTGTGAGGGAGGTCATAAACATGGATGAGAAGAATGCTGCCAGACACAACAGGATTGTAGAACGTGTATTAGCGCGAATGTGCTCCATAAAGTCCGATTCGGGTATTACGATCGCGATCAGCCAATCTAAGCCCATCTCATCTCGCCAGGGTAACACCTGCACGAACTGCTTTTCGCCTGCAATGCTAAATTCCATCTCCCGATCGGCTTGAATGGTAGCCAGATCGCCAAATTGTCCGACCAAATGCGCTGCTGTGGCTTTAACCAGGGGATCGCCACTTTGACTGGCTAAGATCCGCTTTGCCTCTCCATTTGCGAGTGCAAACGAAGGATGTGAGGAGGAACTAGCTACTAGAAAACCCGAGCGCTCCACGATGAAGACAACGCTCGATCGCCCGATCTGGATCTGCCTCAAAGAATTAGACATATCTGAGATAACTCGATCGACTCCCAAAACTCCAATTAGCTTGGATCGAGCATCATACAGAGGATAGCTAGCAGATATCGCTAGCACACCGGGCATTCCGTCCCATTGATAGACATCGCTCCAAACGGGCTTACTCGCTTGCACGGCATTGGCGTACCAACTTTCCAGTCGGTGGTTGTATGGGTATTGGTTTAATAATTTCGTGCGATTTCCTTTTGAGTCAGTGGCATATTCGTAAAGCCTACCGGGACGATCGCGAGTTAACAGGTCAATCCCAAATTTGCCGTTGGGCTTGCGTTCTGCGCCTACTAATTCTCCTGATGGAGTGCCAAAGTTAATGTAACTCACATGGAATAACTGCACTTGCTTCCAGAAAAAGCTTCCCATGTTGTCCATGTTGGATAGCTTCAGCAGCCCAGACTGTATTGCTTGCTTGTTAATCTGATTGATTACTTTAGGAGCAGATAGGTAGTCTTCCAGGTTGTGAGAGACTGTGTTAGCTGCTTGACGCTGTAAATTCGTTACTAATTCTTTAATAGCTTGTTGCCCGTGTCTAAAAGACAGCCATCCAACCAAACCGACAGCTCCACAAATTTGTAGCACAAACGCGATCGCTAGAATCGATTGCAGTGAGGCTTTGCGTGTTTGCTTTTGGTTTTGGTTCAAAATAATTGTGAAAGGCATGTTCTATCCTGCGAGTTGCAGTCCGTCTGGTTACATTCAGCAAATGGTGCTGTTTGATTGCTTCAACTCTAGGATTTTCTTGAATATGCTTCAGTAAGGATTGGTGCGATCTTTAGGTAAGCAAAGGTGTCATTTTCTTGTCATATGGTTTGGGTAGGTGTGTAGTTCCTACCCGTATCCGCATTAGCTACCATCGCAACGATCGATAAAATTTTCTATATGGGGGATGTGTGTGGTATCCTCTGCGCGCTATCTGTTGAGTCACAAGATGGTGAGAAAAAGCCCAATCTGGTAGTAATTTCGATTACGCACCTGCAAATCGACTCTAAGCATCCCCTCGCTGCAAAATTTCGGGAATATCAGAAAAAACGCCTCATACGCATGGCTATGTTCGAGAAACTGCAAGGGCATCCCCCTGGGAAAGGAAAAAGGGTCGTTAGCGTTCGATAGATGCGTCTTGGTCAGATTTGAGCTTACTCTTTTGGTAGGCTAACGTGGCGACTAACTCTTCGATCTGATAGCGTTTATAACGCTCCGCTTCACGCCAACAGGTAATTGTCAGCAGCACTAAGGTGCCACAAAGGGTAATCCCTGTAAATGGATTTAGTTTTGGATTGATGCCCCACAGTCCTAAAGACCAGGCAATGACGATGATTAACCAAACAATTAATGCAGTTGCCAAGCCATCATAGGTTGCTGCCATAAACCAGTAGCGGTTTAGAAGTGTATAGGAGGCTATTAAATCTGGGGATTGCCGTACTTCCGCCCATAGCCGGGTGTAAAGGCGGCTAGTTGGGGCTCTGTCTTTTGCTTTTCTTAAAGGATGGTTGTGTTTGTGAACTCGATATTGTCGTGAGAGGTTAAGGCTTTTGATTTCCTGGCCTTCGGGTCCAACTTGATAGGCTATCTCCGCCAAACTGGATTCATCCACGCCTTCATCCTCTTCATCAGAACCGATATACTTGTTAACAAAGTCTTGCTTTGAAAGGGCATGGTCTTTCAGAACAGCTAATAAGAATTCTGATGATTGGACAGGACTTTTTTGATAACCGCGACGTTTGCAAAGCCACTCTTGGAAACGTTCAAATAGAGTTGTGCGAACCCATCTGCCAAAAGCAAAGCAAATCATGCCCAAAACATAGCACGCCAGCACGATGACCGCGATTCCCCAACCCTGGGTGAGTTCGCTGGGCACGGCTCTGCCAGCTAATTGAATCCAGACAAAGGCAAAGGCACCCAGGCAGGTTGCACCTGACACGAAAAGAGAGAGGAAGTCGATGCCAAAGAGATAGCCGAAATTGTCGATGATTATCTTCAGGACTTCACCTAGTTTTTCCATGATTTAGCAGTTCCCCTATCTTATGTTTTAGTCCCTAATTCGCTAACCTCTATTTGATTCTATAGCGGTTATCATATCTATGAGGTACAGTACATACTTTGTTTTTTGTTGATGGTTGATTGTTCATTGTTGATTGGGTGTACCTCATGAGTCACAGAATTGCTATAATCGCTCAAAATTGTCCCGTTAGCCTAGCTTAGAAATGTTTTTTCTTATCTCTATGTTGTAGATTATCATCAACTGATTCTATTGAGCGATCATAGCGATACCTTCGATACTCTGGAGATAATTTGTATTTAATAGTTCTAGGCTTATTGTCAGTATGAGAAATCTGCAAATAACCTAACAATCGGAGAGTTTCTAAGACAAGATATAACTTTTCAAATTCTTCATCGGATGAATTCCAGAAACCCGCAATTTCTACTTCAGAGATACCAGCATCAGAAGAGTGTTCTTCAAGAATTTTGAGAATTTCTTTTTGATTAGAGCCTAGCATTTCTTTTTGACTAAAATCGGGAGAACACAATAGCTTTTTACATTCCTTTGCCGCGTTAATTAACATACTTTGGGTAGACACTATACTAGTATCTGAGCTTTCTGAAGTCGGAAAGTTTTCCATTGGCAGGCTTGAACTTACATATTCCTTCCATTCATCATTACTGATATCTCGCCAGACTTTTTGTTGAACCATTGCTGCAAGACTGTCGGCCTTAGCAATCCAAACTCGAATTTTTCCATCGTTACTTCCTGAAGCTAAGAACTGTCCATCTGGACTAAATGCAACAGAGGAAACAACATTTTCAGATTTGGGTTCAGCTTGAGTAGAAACTGTCAACAGAATTGGCAAAACTGTAGGATTAGCACTCGCTTCACTAAGATTCCATAGCCAGATTCCTTCCGGTTGCGATGAGTTTTGTGTCTCAGGCCACCTTCCTATTGCAAGCATATTCCCATCCGGGCTATATGCAATGGAACTCCCCTTAAAGTTATGTCCGCCTAAAATAATAGGATCATTGATCTCGATGGATGCAGCTCCTTCATCTTTGATTAAACCCCATAGACGCAATGTTTTGTCTTCACTAACAGAAGCCAACTGATACTCCACTTTATTGTTAGTTTGTGCCTCTGTATCTTTTTGCCCTTTCGGACTGAAGTTAACTGAAAAGACCTCACTCTGTTCATGTCCTCCCTTTAAGTCAATCACAGGATTTGACTGAGCAAGGTCGCTTGGACAGATCGCTCGTTTTGGCTTTTGTTTCCCATCTACTTTGCCTAA includes:
- the argB gene encoding acetylglutamate kinase, with the translated sequence MLTDNDRVQVLSEALPYLQKFVGRTIVVKYGGAAMKEEALRQQVIRDVVFMSSVGIRPILVHGGGPEINTWLGKLNIEPQFNNGLRVTDAATMEVVEMVLVGRVNKQIVEMINLEGGSAVGLCGKDGNIVRARPHDNEAIGFVGEVSSVDTRLLETLIKAGHIPVVSSVASDETGQAYNINADTVAGELAAALGAEKLILLTDIAGILEDYKNPDSLIRGLSIQQARELINKGVVSGGMIPKVQCCVRSLAQGVRAAHIVDGRVPHSLLLEIFTDSGVGSMLLASDYSDYSV
- a CDS encoding response regulator transcription factor; translation: MPKVLVVDAVASQQESICRALQDAGFIVSRANDGDEVMKNVELHKPNLIVLDIIMEHVNGFDVLRELRENEKTKRIPVVVCSTKNTDFDKVWSLDLGADAYVTKPVDAEQLIGIVQGLI
- a CDS encoding EAL domain-containing protein — encoded protein: MTTTTPSKILIVEDEILAAENIAKHLRKQGYEVSGIVPSGEEAIARSTELRPNLVLMDISLQGSIDGITAADRIGHQLQIPVVYLTAYTDSKTLDRAKSTNPYGYLVKPFKFENLRVSIEVALQKYRDEVVKEQRFAEQLEDSQAELNQLKRLQEEHRSIAEGLSQALKNQEFSLYYQPRVNLRTDRIVSAEALLRWHRPQHGTVLPATFIAISEANGLIDPIGEWVLRAACDQLQAFQESGLKNLSISVNLSGSQLKLPHLHVQVERILQDTQIDPRFIELELTESTLIEDMDWTVKQLHALKSLGVNVAIDDFGTGSSSMLLLHHFPFDTLKLARCFITNIDCSPKDITIASSIISLAHKLDIKVVAEGVETQAERDCLQQLGCDEIQGFLISPPIPAAQFLNQISS
- a CDS encoding histidine kinase dimerization/phosphoacceptor domain -containing protein — its product is MPFTIILNQNQKQTRKASLQSILAIAFVLQICGAVGLVGWLSFRHGQQAIKELVTNLQRQAANTVSHNLEDYLSAPKVINQINKQAIQSGLLKLSNMDNMGSFFWKQVQLFHVSYINFGTPSGELVGAERKPNGKFGIDLLTRDRPGRLYEYATDSKGNRTKLLNQYPYNHRLESWYANAVQASKPVWSDVYQWDGMPGVLAISASYPLYDARSKLIGVLGVDRVISDMSNSLRQIQIGRSSVVFIVERSGFLVASSSSHPSFALANGEAKRILASQSGDPLVKATAAHLVGQFGDLATIQADREMEFSIAGEKQFVQVLPWRDEMGLDWLIAIVIPESDFMEHIRANTRSTILLCLAAFFSSMFMTSLTARWLATPILQLSQASKEITEGDLKQTVDIIPPLSWLPQISEVEELAESFNRMSVKLQDSFEALEAANVELESRIEQRTAELRTSLAEKEILLREIHHRVKNNLHVISNLLDMQADSIEDERVLSFLSDSQDRIQAMALIHDHLYQLAHSGFINIDDYIQRLVENLLLSYSEVNGNVRAILEIEPVKLAIETAIPCGLLINELVTNSLKYAFPNRQPGEIHIELHQEAEQKLHLYVWDNGIGIPDSLDWQNSNSLGLKLIGLFSQQLRADMHHAFANGVFFHFAFEPLKYKPRF
- a CDS encoding WD40 repeat domain-containing protein, which encodes MKWLASGGWDRTSLDCKRNDTVRLWDLTKPQSSPMILPDARYGNSPLAFSSDGRILASGGYDKDNKVRLWYLREFQDRIDQSEEYLNQLQVIPTFLPGHDGEVRAIAFSRDGKWLASGSWDKTLILWDLTSLELFSKFEGFFESEVRTLAFSPDSKYLVSGSWTDGKSNQKTIRLWDINQILSVLGKVDGKQKPKRAICPSDLAQSNPVIDLKGGHEQSEVFSVNFSPKGQKDTEAQTNNKVEYQLASVSEDKTLRLWGLIKDEGAASIEINDPIILGGHNFKGSSIAYSPDGNMLAIGRWPETQNSSQPEGIWLWNLSEASANPTVLPILLTVSTQAEPKSENVVSSVAFSPDGQFLASGSNDGKIRVWIAKADSLAAMVQQKVWRDISNDEWKEYVSSSLPMENFPTSESSDTSIVSTQSMLINAAKECKKLLCSPDFSQKEMLGSNQKEILKILEEHSSDAGISEVEIAGFWNSSDEEFEKLYLVLETLRLLGYLQISHTDNKPRTIKYKLSPEYRRYRYDRSIESVDDNLQHRDKKKHF